One Paenibacillus riograndensis SBR5 DNA segment encodes these proteins:
- a CDS encoding RNA polymerase sigma factor, whose protein sequence is MITYDDELLETCRKLLKRSAWRIQYKTRIQLIRESSPLYDNQLYDSGSDSSFETMVISELFVDELLETIPWEKCRYIIKKTVIEGMAEHEVARELHMTQQGVSKWKRKGLEILKEYLIISSKQ, encoded by the coding sequence ATGATTACCTATGATGACGAGCTACTTGAAACCTGCAGAAAACTGTTAAAACGTTCAGCATGGAGAATCCAGTACAAAACTCGCATTCAGCTGATCCGGGAAAGCAGCCCGCTGTATGACAATCAGTTGTATGACAGCGGCTCCGACAGCAGCTTTGAGACCATGGTGATTTCAGAGCTGTTTGTGGACGAGCTTCTGGAAACGATTCCTTGGGAGAAATGCAGGTATATCATTAAAAAAACGGTGATTGAAGGAATGGCGGAACACGAGGTTGCGAGAGAGTTACATATGACTCAACAGGGGGTTAGCAAATGGAAGCGCAAGGGGCTAGAAATCCTGAAGGAATATCTCATCATTTCGTCGAAACAGTGA
- a CDS encoding helix-turn-helix domain-containing protein, with protein MKKAQNGDKESMEDILSLFSVDIEYLSKFIMLPREEAIQTLKIELINIVYQDL; from the coding sequence GTGAAAAAAGCGCAAAACGGTGACAAAGAATCCATGGAGGATATCCTAAGTCTTTTCTCGGTAGATATTGAATATTTGTCCAAGTTCATTATGCTGCCCCGGGAAGAGGCCATCCAGACTTTGAAGATCGAACTTATAAATATTGTTTATCAGGATCTATGA
- a CDS encoding serine hydrolase domain-containing protein, with protein MNQMTLQHAIAPLNLRSCLISTRGELRFEHYRDDRTASGIAKINSCTKSVLSSLICIAMDQGLLPDPSSSVAEFFPQLRRDKDTRKQEITLEHLLTLSAGFRWSEFGGLNSFPKMTRSPDWVEYVLEQPLADAPGTRMEYNSGISQLLSAILVQASGMTTARFAEQYLFGPLGIEEYQWEADPQGIHTGGFGLQLRPSALLKFGQLYLQQGRWNGAQLISRERLARSVTTAMHAEAPRRGGYGWHWWTDSYPHAASDGEPPAAMQFYYARGYAGQFVYVLPEPQTVVVLTQDNKRGKNNPPADVFSEHIAPLLLNPGWL; from the coding sequence ATGAATCAGATGACATTACAACATGCTATTGCCCCGCTGAATCTGAGGAGCTGCCTGATCAGTACCCGGGGCGAGCTTAGGTTTGAGCATTACCGGGATGACCGCACCGCTTCCGGGATTGCCAAGATCAACTCCTGTACCAAAAGCGTGCTTTCCTCGCTGATCTGCATTGCAATGGATCAAGGGCTGCTGCCGGACCCTTCGTCCAGCGTTGCCGAATTTTTCCCTCAGCTCCGCCGGGACAAGGACACGCGCAAACAGGAGATAACCCTGGAACATCTGCTGACCCTGTCTGCCGGTTTCCGCTGGAGTGAATTCGGCGGGCTGAATTCCTTCCCCAAGATGACCCGTTCCCCCGATTGGGTGGAATATGTGCTGGAACAGCCGCTCGCGGATGCTCCGGGGACACGCATGGAGTACAACTCCGGCATATCGCAGCTCTTATCCGCCATTCTGGTTCAAGCCTCGGGGATGACTACGGCACGGTTTGCCGAGCAATATTTGTTCGGACCGCTTGGAATTGAGGAATATCAATGGGAGGCTGATCCCCAAGGCATTCATACAGGCGGATTCGGGCTTCAGCTGCGGCCGTCAGCTCTGTTGAAATTTGGACAGCTCTATTTGCAGCAAGGGCGCTGGAACGGGGCGCAGCTGATTTCGCGGGAGAGGCTTGCACGTTCAGTGACAACGGCAATGCATGCGGAAGCTCCCCGCCGCGGAGGGTACGGCTGGCATTGGTGGACAGATTCCTATCCTCATGCTGCAAGTGACGGGGAGCCTCCAGCCGCCATGCAATTTTATTACGCCAGGGGGTATGCCGGACAATTTGTATATGTATTGCCGGAGCCACAGACAGTCGTCGTTCTGACTCAGGATAACAAGCGCGGCAAAAACAATCCGCCTGCGGATGTCTTCAGCGAACACATTGCGCCTCTGCTTCTGAATCCCGGCTGGCTGTAG
- a CDS encoding ABC transporter ATP-binding protein, protein MVILEASGLHKVYDNGQSNPQPVLRNIKLQIQQGEFVAVMGPSGSGKSTLLYTVSGMDPITTGSVAFNGRELAGLNENELAEIRLNEMGFIFQQMHLLKNLNIRDNILLPAYRAGQISRRSINKSAAELMRLTGISALAERNITQVSGGQMQRAAICRALINEPVMLFGDEPTGALNSQAATEIMGILAEINQSGTTILLATHDPRVAAKAERVLYMLDGNMASEQWLGKYNSREHELKLREERLSRWLNQMKF, encoded by the coding sequence ATGGTTATTTTAGAAGCGAGCGGGTTGCATAAGGTGTATGATAACGGCCAATCCAATCCGCAGCCTGTACTTAGAAATATCAAATTGCAGATTCAGCAAGGTGAATTTGTGGCAGTGATGGGACCTTCGGGGTCCGGAAAATCTACGCTGCTGTACACAGTGAGCGGGATGGACCCAATCACCACCGGCAGTGTGGCATTTAACGGACGGGAGCTTGCGGGCCTGAATGAGAATGAACTCGCGGAGATACGGCTGAACGAAATGGGCTTTATTTTTCAGCAGATGCATTTGTTGAAAAATCTGAACATCCGCGACAACATTCTTTTGCCGGCTTACCGTGCCGGGCAAATAAGCCGCAGGAGCATCAATAAGTCAGCTGCCGAGTTAATGAGATTAACCGGCATTTCTGCACTGGCCGAACGGAATATTACGCAAGTGTCCGGAGGACAAATGCAAAGAGCGGCGATCTGCAGGGCTCTGATCAATGAGCCGGTGATGCTTTTTGGCGACGAACCTACCGGTGCTTTGAATTCGCAGGCTGCCACTGAGATCATGGGGATTCTGGCAGAGATCAACCAATCAGGGACCACCATTTTGCTGGCAACCCATGATCCGAGAGTGGCTGCCAAGGCCGAACGGGTACTGTATATGCTGGATGGGAATATGGCTTCGGAGCAGTGGCTTGGTAAATACAATTCCCGGGAGCATGAGCTGAAGTTACGGGAAGAGCGTTTGTCCAGATGGTTGAATCAGATGAAATTTTAA
- a CDS encoding ABC transporter permease — MLLQMVKRDIRRNKIISVGLVLFIMLSALLAASATHILVELSGSLRSLLVQAQAPHFVQMHSGPINADAIREFTANNPLVKQQQTQEMLNIDGSRVYLGESTRSEGSSVMDISFVRQNPAFDYLLNLDNQIIEVPEGNIAVPIYYMQQNNLHIGDQVKVSDGPDEWIYTISDFVRDVQMNPSLVSSKRFVVNESDYRLLKGKLGEIEYLIEFQLNDSSRLAEFRNAYKASNLPDKGPNIDYPLLKTLNALTDGIIAIVIIAASMLLIVIACLCLRFTLLATLEEDYREIGVMKAIGISRKDIRKLYFGKYFILAALACCGGYGLSFAVLGLFTSNISLYMGTAPASLLKIMVPIFAAGLIFGLVMFFCRIILGRFGRISAAKALRTGTLGTGHRHNRRYQLSRRKYVHVNIFLGIKDVCRRFSMFGILFVVMVICLFLIIVPVNLLHTLKSPNFISYMGVGQSDLRIDLQSAGDTEQRYHVMLSALKNDPDIERLSPLVTSRFKVLGNDGLWANLNVETGDFSIFPLSYLHGTAPEAGNEIALSDLNARELNKKVGDILILEAGGKKLDVTVSGIYQDITNGGRTAKARIGYDRKNVLWYIVALDLKPGVSATDKMKQYEQSFSSAKITHLDSYLSQTLGNTIARLKLVTGLAIAVSLAVTIMMTSLFLKMLLAKDTSQIAIMKSMGFTHRDICWQYLTKIVSVASIGIVSGTFASGTIGEALVRLLGSMMGASRIELAAQPLLAYLVLPCGYLLTVGLAAIISTLSVKRVSNAQHTAE, encoded by the coding sequence ATGCTGCTGCAAATGGTGAAAAGAGATATCCGAAGAAATAAAATCATCTCCGTTGGCCTGGTTCTGTTTATCATGCTGTCCGCATTGCTGGCAGCCAGTGCCACCCATATTCTGGTGGAGCTGTCCGGCTCGCTCCGCAGTCTGCTTGTCCAGGCACAAGCTCCGCATTTCGTTCAGATGCATTCGGGGCCGATTAATGCTGATGCCATCCGGGAGTTTACAGCAAATAATCCGCTTGTCAAACAGCAGCAGACTCAAGAGATGCTGAATATAGACGGCTCCAGGGTTTACCTGGGGGAAAGTACCCGTTCGGAAGGCAGCAGTGTGATGGACATCAGTTTTGTCCGGCAGAATCCAGCGTTTGATTACCTGCTGAATCTGGATAATCAAATCATTGAAGTGCCTGAAGGGAATATCGCCGTCCCGATCTACTACATGCAGCAGAACAACCTGCATATCGGAGATCAAGTGAAGGTGTCCGATGGACCGGATGAATGGATTTATACAATCAGTGATTTTGTCCGTGATGTACAGATGAATCCTTCTCTTGTCAGCTCGAAGCGGTTTGTGGTCAACGAATCAGACTACCGGCTCCTGAAGGGCAAGCTCGGGGAAATTGAATATCTGATTGAATTTCAGCTGAATGATTCCAGCAGGTTGGCGGAGTTCCGCAATGCGTATAAAGCCTCGAATCTGCCGGATAAAGGGCCGAATATTGACTATCCTTTATTAAAAACATTGAATGCCCTGACGGATGGAATCATAGCCATTGTCATCATTGCGGCCAGTATGCTGCTGATCGTTATCGCCTGTCTTTGCCTGCGGTTTACCCTGCTTGCCACTCTGGAGGAGGACTACCGCGAGATTGGTGTCATGAAGGCCATCGGTATTTCCAGGAAGGATATCCGCAAGCTCTATTTTGGCAAGTACTTCATCCTGGCGGCGCTCGCCTGCTGTGGGGGATACGGCCTGTCATTTGCTGTATTGGGGCTGTTTACCTCTAATATCAGTCTGTATATGGGAACGGCTCCGGCCAGCCTGCTGAAGATTATGGTTCCGATATTCGCCGCAGGACTGATTTTTGGACTGGTGATGTTTTTTTGCAGGATTATTCTTGGGAGGTTTGGCCGGATTTCGGCAGCAAAGGCATTAAGAACAGGCACACTCGGAACGGGGCATAGGCATAACCGGCGGTACCAGCTAAGCAGGCGAAAGTATGTGCACGTCAATATATTTCTTGGCATAAAGGATGTCTGCCGGCGGTTCAGCATGTTTGGAATATTGTTTGTCGTGATGGTGATCTGTTTGTTCCTGATCATTGTTCCGGTTAATCTCTTGCACACGCTGAAGTCGCCAAACTTCATTTCCTATATGGGAGTAGGGCAAAGCGATCTGCGCATTGATCTGCAGTCCGCCGGAGATACAGAGCAGCGATATCATGTTATGCTTTCAGCATTGAAAAACGATCCCGACATCGAACGCTTATCGCCTTTAGTTACCAGCAGGTTCAAAGTACTTGGCAATGACGGTTTATGGGCCAATCTTAATGTGGAGACAGGAGATTTTTCTATATTTCCTTTGTCATATCTCCATGGAACCGCACCGGAAGCAGGCAATGAAATTGCACTCTCGGATCTGAATGCACGTGAACTTAACAAAAAGGTAGGGGATATTCTTATTCTGGAGGCCGGCGGCAAAAAGCTGGATGTGACGGTGAGCGGGATTTACCAGGACATCACCAATGGCGGCCGGACCGCCAAAGCGCGCATAGGCTATGACCGGAAGAATGTTCTGTGGTACATAGTGGCTCTGGATCTCAAACCGGGGGTATCTGCAACTGACAAAATGAAGCAGTATGAGCAGAGCTTTTCATCAGCCAAAATCACTCATCTGGACAGCTATTTATCGCAAACTCTGGGGAATACAATCGCCCGGCTGAAACTGGTAACGGGTCTCGCGATCGCTGTCTCCCTGGCGGTAACGATCATGATGACCTCACTGTTCCTGAAGATGCTGCTGGCTAAGGATACCTCGCAAATTGCTATTATGAAAAGCATGGGATTCACACACCGGGATATCTGCTGGCAGTATCTGACCAAGATAGTTTCCGTAGCCTCGATTGGGATCGTCAGTGGAACATTCGCATCCGGTACAATCGGAGAAGCTCTGGTGCGTCTCTTGGGCTCGATGATGGGCGCCTCCCGGATTGAGCTTGCGGCTCAACCGCTGCTGGCTTATCTGGTTCTGCCCTGCGGTTATCTTCTAACTGTAGGCCTTGCGGCAATAATAAGCACATTATCGGTAAAAAGGGTTAGTAACGCACAGCATACAGCCGAATGA
- a CDS encoding MFS transporter, protein MMSSRSYGRFLLLWMGEWISSIGSGLTAFALGVYVFHMTGTATSVAMVTLCAYVPSIVLGPFGGVLADRFDRRLMMITGDLGSAVGLVFILVLMLEGEPSLGQICLGVALSSVFVSLLEPAYKATITDLLSVEQFAKASGLVQLAASSKYLLSPVLAGSLLAITDIKNILIIDIFTFLVTVFAVFAVKRSMNTPKSAAVTGVPLQLFKDLREGWKALASVQGVLQLIFVLSMVTFCAGFLQTLFTPLLLAFTDTRTLGMIESISAVGMLAGSLVIGIFSLKGNIVRLLAVSLGVAGLCFALVGMSTNTALITSAGFLFFAALPFVNTSADVMIRSNIPGEVQGRAWGIIGVLSQFGYVAAYACSGVLSDQVFNPLLQEGGMLASSVGRIIGTGEGRGIGLLLMVAGGLIVFAAFMISGMTSIRSLNKKMK, encoded by the coding sequence ATGATGAGCAGTAGGTCTTATGGACGCTTCCTGCTCTTATGGATGGGGGAATGGATATCCAGCATAGGCAGCGGTTTGACAGCTTTTGCACTCGGGGTATACGTCTTTCATATGACAGGTACAGCCACCAGTGTTGCAATGGTCACCTTATGCGCTTATGTTCCGTCGATTGTACTTGGTCCGTTTGGCGGAGTACTCGCAGACCGCTTTGACCGGAGGCTCATGATGATAACGGGTGACTTAGGCTCGGCTGTTGGTCTGGTGTTCATTCTGGTTTTGATGCTGGAAGGCGAGCCCTCCCTCGGGCAGATTTGTTTGGGCGTGGCGCTTAGTTCAGTGTTTGTTTCCTTGCTGGAACCTGCTTATAAGGCTACCATTACCGATTTATTGAGCGTAGAGCAATTTGCCAAGGCCAGCGGGCTGGTCCAGCTTGCAGCATCTTCGAAATATCTTCTTTCCCCGGTGCTCGCCGGGAGCTTGCTGGCTATCACTGATATTAAGAACATTCTGATTATAGATATTTTCACCTTTCTGGTTACTGTGTTTGCCGTTTTTGCTGTGAAGCGGAGTATGAACACTCCGAAGTCAGCGGCGGTTACGGGAGTGCCTTTGCAGCTGTTCAAAGATTTGAGGGAAGGCTGGAAAGCACTTGCTTCCGTTCAGGGAGTACTTCAGCTTATTTTCGTGCTCTCGATGGTGACTTTTTGTGCAGGTTTTCTGCAGACCCTGTTTACCCCCTTGCTGCTGGCTTTTACGGATACGAGGACGCTTGGCATGATCGAATCTATCAGCGCTGTTGGGATGCTGGCCGGGAGTCTGGTCATCGGGATATTCAGCCTTAAGGGCAACATTGTGAGGTTACTGGCGGTCAGCCTGGGTGTGGCCGGGCTGTGTTTTGCACTGGTGGGAATGAGCACAAATACAGCGTTGATCACATCTGCCGGATTCCTTTTCTTTGCAGCCCTGCCATTCGTGAACACCAGTGCGGATGTCATGATCCGCAGCAATATTCCCGGTGAGGTGCAAGGCAGAGCCTGGGGGATTATTGGCGTACTGTCCCAGTTTGGTTATGTCGCGGCCTATGCCTGTTCCGGGGTACTGTCGGATCAAGTGTTTAACCCGCTTTTACAGGAAGGGGGAATGCTGGCATCCAGCGTAGGCAGAATTATAGGGACAGGGGAAGGGCGGGGAATTGGGCTGCTTCTGATGGTCGCGGGAGGACTTATCGTGTTTGCAGCATTTATGATTTCCGGTATGACATCTATCCGTTCTCTCAATAAGAAGATGAAATAA
- a CDS encoding TetR/AcrR family transcriptional regulator produces MRISKEPIERRNEILDTAEGLFFTKGYNKTTVNDILQEIGIAKGTFYYYFKSKEEVMDAVVMRFIEAGVAAARAIASDPKLTVHDKLLQIIMAQKPDTVRKEKMIEQFHEAENAQIHQKSLAETILQLTPVLTEVINQGIEEKLFRTPYPKETMEFLLAASQFLLDEGIFMWTPEEMLRKIQAFIHIMEVTLGAEPGSFAYVTQMFSQTSPGNDEQ; encoded by the coding sequence ATGAGAATATCCAAAGAGCCAATTGAACGCAGAAATGAGATTTTAGATACAGCGGAGGGGCTTTTTTTTACAAAGGGCTATAACAAAACAACGGTCAATGATATTTTGCAGGAAATCGGGATTGCCAAGGGGACCTTCTATTATTATTTCAAATCCAAAGAAGAAGTGATGGATGCGGTGGTCATGCGGTTTATTGAAGCCGGCGTGGCTGCAGCCAGAGCTATAGCCTCCGATCCGAAGCTTACTGTGCACGACAAGCTGCTGCAGATTATTATGGCTCAGAAGCCCGATACAGTCCGGAAGGAAAAGATGATTGAGCAGTTTCATGAGGCGGAGAATGCACAGATTCACCAGAAAAGTCTGGCAGAGACGATTCTGCAGTTGACGCCTGTTCTAACAGAGGTAATCAATCAGGGGATAGAGGAAAAGCTGTTTCGCACTCCGTACCCCAAAGAAACGATGGAATTTTTACTGGCTGCTTCGCAGTTTCTGCTGGATGAAGGAATCTTCATGTGGACACCCGAGGAAATGCTTCGAAAAATACAGGCCTTCATCCACATCATGGAGGTAACGCTTGGAGCAGAACCGGGAAGTTTCGCTTATGTCACGCAAATGTTCAGCCAGACTTCTCCAGGCAATGATGAGCAGTAG
- a CDS encoding CPBP family intramembrane glutamic endopeptidase, protein MKEHLAKKGHPVLFSLMLGIVLTLLVSAASAAASIMELDDTGGRFAQACAFFLMAVIVTVYMSRSSRPRGSYGFKRFEGVKEKRALYYIPLLVIALIQPAMAGINTKLSWIEVGSILLLTVCVGFTEETIFRGIIREKLRFKGPVFYIVFSSVFFGILHMANALNGTDLIHIVLQVINALLLGCVLALLIETTDNIIPLIAFHFIYDALAMVCNENPDMEIPAVALLNILYLLYGIYLIAVLLRRNKTQSLSM, encoded by the coding sequence ATGAAAGAGCACTTGGCAAAAAAAGGACATCCGGTTTTATTTTCACTTATGCTGGGCATAGTACTGACTCTGCTGGTATCGGCAGCCTCAGCGGCAGCGAGCATCATGGAGCTTGACGACACGGGGGGCCGCTTCGCCCAGGCGTGCGCTTTTTTCCTTATGGCCGTGATTGTTACGGTGTATATGAGCAGAAGCAGCAGGCCGCGTGGCAGCTACGGATTCAAAAGGTTCGAGGGGGTAAAGGAAAAGCGTGCGCTTTATTACATTCCACTGCTGGTCATTGCGCTGATTCAGCCGGCCATGGCCGGGATTAACACCAAGCTTTCCTGGATCGAGGTGGGGAGTATTCTTCTGCTGACCGTCTGTGTCGGTTTTACCGAAGAAACGATTTTCCGGGGGATCATCCGGGAGAAGCTCCGGTTCAAGGGACCTGTATTTTATATTGTTTTTTCTTCAGTGTTTTTTGGCATCCTGCATATGGCCAATGCGCTGAACGGAACCGATCTTATACATATTGTTCTTCAAGTGATCAATGCGCTGCTGCTGGGCTGTGTTCTGGCGCTGTTAATTGAAACAACGGACAACATCATTCCTTTGATTGCCTTCCATTTTATTTATGATGCGCTCGCTATGGTTTGCAATGAAAATCCGGATATGGAAATTCCGGCAGTTGCTCTATTAAATATCCTCTATCTGCTGTATGGAATCTATCTAATTGCCGTGTTATTGCGGAGAAATAAAACTCAGAGCTTGTCTATGTAA